A single genomic interval of Granulicella tundricola MP5ACTX9 harbors:
- a CDS encoding S9 family peptidase → MAMKLLGAAALVFSVAVVPVAGFQIARAQTATAYQKPPAAIEQLLDAPETPLVSVSPNRKMLLIEQPASFPTIADVAQPRLRLAGIRFNPVASAPAGSGDSYSISLKLQGVEGGAARAVTGLPAKLKATNAMWSPDSKHVVFVQRVDASAPGGPGLQLWVIDAASGAAHRVGLVKLNGVLGSPCAWMPDSAAVLCHVVPVRGAAPRLSDVPAGPNVEENLGKATPAPTYEDMLKTAQDADQFEYYSTSQLAIVPLTGPVKLLPVKGLIDTARPSPDGKYALVDVIHRPFGFTVPYERFPRKTEIVTLKTGTAKDVYDRPLVDNLPISRDAVEPGPRDYQWRSDVPATLVWVEAANNGMPVKEGVADRIMALPAPFEGKGEVIYEASLRISRGGFGGARGIEWGNDHLALVTEARFSDRKTMMVAFDPSAVGKTKTLYAGSSQDRYKNPGRPMTMMNATGQMVLKLTGDGTGIYFSSLGSSPTGDRPFVGVMPVGGGAEKILVRSADPYYDEPVALLSDDKVLIRRESAARSPNYFAEALTGGAAVQVTQFASPYAGINMPTKQLLKYKRKDGVDLTATLWVPYGYDKSQGPLPTLMEAYPAEFKTRSAASQVAGSPNRFPRINWGSPVYFAQVGYAVLQDASIPIIGEGDSQPNDTYVEQLVDGAKAAVDYGVSLGVVDPKRVAVMGHSYGAFMTANLLAHTNIFRAGIARSGAYNRTLTPYGFQNEERTYWQDPKVYFDMSPFSYADKIKTPILLIHGEADDNTGTYPIQSERFYAALKGQGATVRLVFLPLEAHHYVAHESLQHMLWEMDRWLDTYVKPVQ, encoded by the coding sequence ATGGCGATGAAGCTTCTGGGTGCGGCGGCGTTGGTGTTTTCTGTGGCGGTTGTTCCGGTAGCCGGTTTTCAGATTGCCAGGGCGCAGACGGCGACCGCGTATCAGAAGCCACCGGCGGCAATCGAGCAGTTGCTGGACGCGCCGGAGACTCCCTTGGTGAGTGTTTCGCCGAACCGGAAGATGCTCCTGATCGAGCAGCCCGCCTCGTTTCCTACGATTGCGGATGTGGCGCAGCCCCGGCTGCGGCTGGCTGGGATTCGGTTCAACCCGGTGGCGAGCGCACCGGCGGGCAGTGGGGATAGCTACTCGATCAGCCTGAAGCTGCAAGGCGTGGAGGGCGGTGCGGCCAGGGCGGTGACCGGACTGCCGGCAAAGTTGAAGGCTACGAACGCGATGTGGTCTCCGGATAGCAAGCATGTGGTGTTTGTTCAGCGGGTCGATGCGAGCGCACCGGGCGGGCCCGGGCTTCAGTTGTGGGTGATCGATGCGGCGAGCGGGGCGGCGCATCGGGTGGGGTTGGTGAAGCTGAATGGCGTGCTGGGCTCGCCGTGTGCGTGGATGCCGGATAGCGCGGCCGTGCTGTGCCACGTCGTACCGGTGCGGGGCGCTGCGCCCAGGTTGAGCGACGTGCCGGCGGGGCCGAACGTCGAGGAGAACCTGGGCAAGGCTACGCCTGCTCCGACGTATGAGGACATGCTGAAGACCGCGCAGGATGCGGACCAGTTTGAGTACTACTCGACCTCACAGCTTGCGATCGTACCGCTCACGGGCCCGGTGAAGCTGCTGCCCGTGAAGGGCTTGATCGATACGGCGCGGCCATCGCCCGATGGCAAGTACGCGCTGGTGGATGTGATTCATCGTCCCTTCGGCTTCACGGTTCCGTATGAGCGATTTCCGCGCAAGACGGAGATCGTGACGTTGAAGACCGGCACGGCGAAGGACGTGTACGACCGCCCGCTCGTCGACAATCTGCCGATCAGCCGTGATGCCGTCGAGCCAGGCCCGCGCGACTACCAGTGGCGGAGCGATGTGCCTGCAACCCTTGTGTGGGTTGAGGCGGCCAACAATGGTATGCCGGTGAAGGAGGGCGTGGCTGATCGCATCATGGCACTGCCTGCTCCGTTCGAGGGCAAAGGTGAGGTGATCTATGAGGCCTCGCTGCGGATTTCGCGCGGCGGCTTTGGCGGCGCGCGTGGGATCGAGTGGGGCAACGATCACCTTGCCCTCGTAACTGAGGCCCGTTTCTCCGACCGCAAGACGATGATGGTGGCGTTCGATCCGTCGGCCGTGGGCAAGACGAAGACACTTTATGCGGGCTCCTCTCAGGACCGGTATAAGAATCCCGGACGGCCGATGACGATGATGAACGCGACCGGGCAGATGGTGCTGAAGCTCACGGGCGATGGGACTGGAATTTACTTCTCTTCGCTGGGTTCTTCTCCCACCGGAGACCGGCCGTTTGTGGGCGTGATGCCGGTGGGTGGCGGAGCTGAGAAGATCCTGGTGCGCTCTGCCGATCCTTACTACGACGAGCCGGTTGCGCTGCTGTCAGACGACAAGGTGCTGATCCGCCGGGAGAGCGCGGCGAGGTCGCCGAACTACTTTGCGGAGGCGCTGACGGGAGGCGCGGCGGTGCAGGTGACGCAGTTCGCTTCACCGTACGCGGGCATCAATATGCCGACCAAGCAGCTTCTAAAGTACAAGCGCAAGGACGGCGTGGATCTCACGGCGACGCTATGGGTGCCGTACGGCTACGACAAGAGCCAGGGACCCTTACCCACGCTGATGGAGGCGTATCCGGCGGAGTTCAAGACGCGCAGCGCTGCGAGCCAGGTGGCGGGTTCTCCCAATCGCTTCCCGCGGATCAACTGGGGTTCTCCGGTATACTTCGCGCAGGTCGGCTACGCCGTGTTGCAGGATGCGAGCATCCCCATCATCGGCGAGGGCGATTCGCAGCCGAACGACACCTATGTCGAGCAGCTAGTCGATGGGGCCAAGGCTGCGGTGGATTATGGCGTGTCGCTGGGTGTAGTCGATCCCAAGCGGGTAGCGGTCATGGGGCACAGCTACGGTGCGTTCATGACGGCGAACCTGCTGGCGCATACGAACATCTTCCGGGCGGGCATCGCCAGGAGCGGTGCCTACAACCGCACGCTGACTCCGTACGGATTCCAGAACGAGGAGCGCACATACTGGCAGGACCCCAAGGTCTACTTCGATATGTCGCCCTTCAGCTATGCGGACAAGATCAAGACGCCCATCCTGCTGATCCACGGAGAGGCGGACGACAACACCGGCACCTACCCCATCCAGAGCGAGCGGTTCTACGCGGCGCTGAAGGGGCAGGGCGCGACGGTGCGGCTGGTGTTTCTGCCGCTCGAAGCTCACCACTACGTGGCGCATGAGAGCCTGCAGCACATGTTGTGGGAGATGGACCGTTGGCTGGACACGTATGTGAAGCCGGTCCAGTAG
- a CDS encoding RNA polymerase sigma factor encodes MGTEAIGLSVEGELSPVLATIRRPGISTFAASLVLGAVESPVMAKAAIEPGTRNGGKLTAAQLEARALQRVEDDELIRQAQKGERTAFDSLVRRYDQSVLRLALHMLGNEQDAQDVHQEAFIKAYRHLGNFRFECSFYTWLYRIVTNLCLDQLRRRKSRREDPATVLDSSGDEMDLMANVTDDRAMANPGRELDRKVMGERIASALEKLTPRERTVFELKHYQGLKLRTIGEMLSTTEETAKNTLFRATRKLRLNLVELKGL; translated from the coding sequence ATGGGTACTGAAGCGATCGGATTGAGCGTTGAGGGAGAGTTGTCGCCGGTGCTTGCGACGATTCGTCGGCCTGGGATTAGTACGTTTGCTGCCAGTTTAGTGCTCGGAGCGGTAGAATCTCCGGTAATGGCGAAGGCAGCGATCGAACCCGGGACACGCAATGGCGGGAAGCTGACGGCAGCCCAGTTGGAGGCTCGTGCGCTCCAGCGGGTTGAGGACGATGAGCTGATCCGTCAGGCGCAGAAGGGCGAGCGCACTGCATTCGATTCGCTGGTTCGGCGCTACGACCAGAGCGTCTTGCGGCTGGCTCTGCATATGCTCGGCAATGAACAGGACGCGCAGGACGTGCATCAGGAGGCGTTCATCAAGGCGTATCGGCACCTGGGTAACTTCCGGTTTGAGTGCTCGTTTTATACGTGGCTTTACCGGATTGTGACGAACCTTTGCCTGGATCAGTTGCGGCGGCGGAAGTCTCGCCGGGAAGATCCCGCGACGGTGCTCGATTCGAGCGGCGATGAGATGGACCTGATGGCCAACGTGACGGATGACCGGGCGATGGCGAATCCGGGCCGTGAGCTTGACCGGAAGGTGATGGGCGAGAGGATTGCCTCGGCGCTGGAGAAGCTGACGCCGCGGGAACGGACGGTCTTTGAGTTGAAGCACTACCAAGGGCTCAAGCTTCGGACGATTGGCGAGATGCTGAGTACGACCGAGGAGACGGCGAAGAATACTTTGTTCCGGGCTACGCGGAAGTTGAGGCTGAATCTGGTGGAGTTGAAGGGGCTGTAA
- a CDS encoding HEAT repeat domain-containing protein encodes MNCEGARDHIILAAYGELPDEEAIGLELHLASCQECLQELNTLREMDSLMALNPVMEPDPNFLAQSRMKLDEALDAIPQGSAWMVFRANAGAWWGHLSGAPALATLLVGVGFIGGHLTHRYQVDHAAKVPFPMVLTDTTGGGIRTVTGVQSLPGDMVQVSFERMVPEMAQGSLDDPQIKKLLMVGTMAAATPVVRLDSVVLLADQCKTGHACRSEDDGDVRKTLLTALRTDKSPVVRMKVLEGLQPYVSQDERVRDAVSQALLTDASLAVRTKAVAVLQPVQSDSSVRQALRTVSTTDVNPYLRTVSMQALGDSASLQ; translated from the coding sequence ATGAACTGCGAAGGGGCACGGGATCACATTATCCTGGCGGCGTACGGAGAGCTGCCGGATGAAGAGGCTATCGGGTTGGAGCTGCATCTGGCGAGCTGCCAGGAGTGCCTTCAGGAGCTGAATACGTTGCGTGAGATGGATTCGCTGATGGCGCTGAATCCCGTGATGGAACCGGACCCGAACTTTCTGGCGCAGAGCCGGATGAAGCTGGACGAGGCACTGGATGCTATCCCGCAGGGCAGCGCGTGGATGGTCTTCCGAGCGAACGCAGGGGCTTGGTGGGGTCATCTCAGCGGTGCGCCGGCGCTGGCGACCTTACTGGTGGGTGTGGGGTTCATTGGCGGTCATCTAACGCATCGGTATCAGGTGGATCACGCTGCCAAGGTGCCGTTTCCGATGGTGCTGACGGATACGACGGGCGGCGGGATCAGGACGGTGACCGGGGTGCAGTCGCTTCCGGGCGATATGGTGCAGGTCAGCTTTGAGCGGATGGTGCCGGAGATGGCGCAGGGTTCACTGGACGATCCGCAGATCAAGAAACTCTTGATGGTGGGGACGATGGCGGCGGCTACGCCCGTCGTTCGTCTGGACTCGGTTGTTCTGCTTGCAGACCAGTGCAAGACGGGTCATGCGTGCAGGAGTGAGGACGACGGCGACGTGCGCAAGACGCTGCTGACTGCGCTGCGCACGGACAAAAGCCCGGTGGTCCGGATGAAGGTGCTTGAAGGATTGCAGCCTTATGTGAGCCAGGATGAACGTGTGCGGGATGCGGTGTCTCAGGCGCTGCTGACGGATGCGAGCCTTGCGGTGCGGACCAAGGCGGTGGCTGTGCTGCAGCCGGTGCAGTCGGATTCCAGCGTGCGTCAGGCGCTCAGGACGGTCTCGACGACGGACGTGAATCCTTATCTGCGCACGGTGAGCATGCAGGCGCTGGGGGATAGCGCTTCACTCCAGTAA
- a CDS encoding PDZ domain-containing protein produces the protein MDRRLVVGVIVVAAGLGLASAAFGLGRPRGVVAGLHGAGSHTVPGYLGINVRTVSEERVAALKLKDGRGAEIVQVDHDGPAGKMGLREHDVVLQMNGVAIEGEEQMRRMLRDMPPGRNVSLVIVRDGSGQMTVTAQMADRTKVEQQAWANHLRPGDAVGGGPQALAAGLPAGSVDDEVIDGGTVGPPVNGGKYSKGFLGTLLMSPSYTGVVLEKMGPQLASFFGSQNGRGLLVRSVEVNSPAAQAGMQAGDVVVKANAQMVASMGDWAKQIKEAKGHPVTVTVLRDKSERTLTLVPDGKKRSGLERKGTGYDMAGDGVVVAGLVGL, from the coding sequence ATGGATAGGCGGTTGGTCGTTGGGGTGATTGTCGTTGCGGCTGGCCTGGGGCTGGCTTCGGCGGCGTTTGGGTTGGGGAGGCCGCGGGGGGTGGTTGCGGGACTGCATGGGGCTGGCTCGCATACGGTGCCGGGGTACCTGGGGATCAATGTGCGGACGGTGAGCGAGGAGCGGGTGGCTGCGCTGAAGCTCAAGGATGGGCGTGGCGCGGAGATCGTGCAGGTGGATCACGATGGGCCGGCCGGCAAGATGGGGCTGCGCGAGCATGACGTGGTGCTGCAGATGAATGGCGTTGCGATCGAAGGCGAGGAACAGATGCGGCGGATGCTGCGCGATATGCCGCCGGGGCGGAACGTATCACTGGTGATCGTGCGCGATGGCTCCGGGCAGATGACAGTGACAGCACAGATGGCGGACCGGACGAAGGTGGAGCAGCAGGCCTGGGCGAACCATCTCCGGCCGGGCGATGCGGTGGGTGGCGGGCCGCAGGCTCTGGCTGCTGGGCTGCCTGCCGGATCGGTCGATGATGAAGTCATTGATGGTGGGACGGTTGGGCCGCCGGTCAATGGCGGGAAGTACTCGAAGGGATTTCTGGGGACGCTGTTGATGAGCCCTTCTTATACGGGCGTGGTGCTGGAGAAGATGGGGCCGCAGTTGGCTTCGTTCTTTGGCTCGCAGAACGGGCGTGGGCTGCTGGTGCGGAGCGTCGAGGTGAACAGCCCGGCGGCGCAGGCGGGGATGCAGGCCGGGGATGTGGTGGTGAAGGCGAACGCGCAGATGGTTGCAAGCATGGGGGACTGGGCGAAGCAGATCAAAGAGGCGAAGGGGCATCCGGTGACGGTAACGGTGTTGCGGGATAAGTCGGAACGGACGCTGACGCTGGTGCCGGACGGGAAGAAGCGGTCTGGGCTGGAACGGAAGGGGACCGGGTACGATATGGCGGGGGATGGGGTTGTGGTGGCGGGCTTGGTGGGGTTGTAG
- a CDS encoding glycosyltransferase — translation MAEVQREGMYLVLPVPFRVVNGEYFVEAQAANGLDRWADHFERLVVAAPVIPEEMVARLSGFVWRSLSTLEHRTRVMVQALPWAYSPGTFLREMRRVRQMMAASIAGAEHLQFAIGGLVGDWAAVAALEARKQKRKYAIHTDRVEHELIRKTAKGASLMRRLRVMVEAPLMERYHRWVIEGCSLGLWHGDDCYRAYAPWCDESHLVHDVHTKANDLIGAVELVQKLEDLEREGALRVVYAGRLDPMKAPLEWVSAIGAARDGGVELEAVWYGEGAMLDDARRESVRVGLERVIRFGGFVADRAAMLEHLRGAHALVFTHVTPESPRILIEALVSGTPILGYANAYAKNLLAGKGGGELVEVHDTGGLGALIAEMARDRTRLRRLTLEAAANGRRFTDEAVFAERSKLVKRFA, via the coding sequence ATGGCAGAGGTTCAGCGGGAGGGAATGTACCTGGTGCTGCCGGTGCCGTTCCGGGTGGTGAACGGCGAGTACTTTGTTGAGGCGCAGGCCGCGAATGGGCTGGACCGTTGGGCGGATCACTTTGAGCGCCTGGTGGTGGCTGCGCCGGTGATTCCGGAGGAGATGGTCGCGAGGCTTTCCGGGTTTGTCTGGCGGAGCTTGAGTACGCTGGAGCATCGGACGCGGGTGATGGTGCAGGCGCTGCCGTGGGCTTACTCGCCAGGGACGTTTTTGCGGGAGATGAGGCGCGTGCGGCAGATGATGGCGGCCTCGATTGCGGGCGCGGAGCATCTGCAGTTTGCCATCGGCGGGCTGGTGGGGGATTGGGCTGCGGTGGCGGCGCTCGAAGCCAGGAAGCAGAAGCGGAAGTATGCGATCCATACCGACCGGGTGGAGCATGAGCTGATCCGGAAGACCGCGAAGGGGGCGTCGCTGATGCGGCGGCTGCGGGTGATGGTGGAGGCTCCGTTGATGGAGCGGTATCACCGGTGGGTGATCGAGGGCTGCTCGCTGGGGCTGTGGCATGGGGATGACTGCTACAGGGCTTATGCACCGTGGTGCGACGAGAGTCACCTGGTGCATGACGTTCATACCAAGGCGAACGACCTGATTGGCGCGGTGGAGCTGGTGCAGAAGCTCGAGGACCTTGAACGCGAAGGAGCGTTGCGGGTCGTGTATGCGGGGCGGTTGGACCCCATGAAGGCTCCGCTGGAGTGGGTGTCGGCGATTGGGGCGGCGAGGGATGGCGGGGTGGAGCTGGAGGCGGTCTGGTATGGAGAGGGCGCGATGCTGGATGATGCTCGGCGGGAGAGTGTACGGGTGGGGCTGGAGAGGGTGATCCGTTTTGGCGGTTTTGTGGCGGACAGGGCGGCGATGCTGGAGCATCTGCGCGGGGCGCATGCACTGGTCTTCACGCATGTGACGCCGGAATCGCCGAGGATCTTGATTGAGGCGCTGGTCTCAGGGACGCCGATCCTGGGGTACGCCAATGCGTATGCGAAGAATCTGCTGGCGGGGAAGGGCGGGGGGGAGTTGGTGGAGGTGCATGACACCGGGGGCCTGGGGGCTTTGATTGCGGAGATGGCGCGTGACCGGACGAGACTACGGCGGCTGACGCTGGAGGCCGCGGCGAACGGGCGGCGCTTCACGGATGAGGCGGTCTTTGCGGAGCGGAGCAAGCTGGTGAAGCGGTTTGCCTAG
- a CDS encoding GAF domain-containing protein translates to MSALYPSPEQPVDTGLEVLELSTDPSFTARQLHTRDLAVQMEGMRRLTHAFVSSPETILQELVNAAIDLCGADSAGISVEQENRTEENYYRWVATAGEFAGFLNATLPHHPSACTLTLERGRPQLFRVTKPFYDLLGVSAPVVTDGLLLPWQADDTRGTIYVVAHGRPEAFDSEDLRLMQVLADFAAMAVRHQSQQKTLLQQASNTAAAAMAHTLAHEINNPLQSLTNVVYLASEGHSAADATALANDLSAPLQRLSGLVSKLLALPYDTLRNR, encoded by the coding sequence ATGAGCGCACTTTACCCCAGCCCGGAGCAACCTGTAGACACCGGCCTGGAGGTGCTCGAACTCTCCACCGATCCATCCTTCACTGCACGCCAGCTCCACACCCGCGATCTGGCCGTCCAGATGGAGGGCATGCGCCGCCTCACCCACGCCTTCGTCTCCTCGCCCGAGACCATCCTGCAGGAGCTCGTCAACGCCGCCATCGATCTCTGCGGCGCGGACAGCGCGGGCATCTCCGTCGAGCAGGAGAACCGCACCGAAGAAAACTACTACCGCTGGGTCGCCACCGCAGGCGAGTTCGCCGGCTTCCTCAACGCCACGCTCCCCCACCATCCCAGCGCCTGCACCCTTACGCTGGAGCGCGGCCGCCCCCAGCTCTTCCGCGTGACCAAGCCCTTCTACGACCTCCTCGGCGTCTCCGCCCCCGTCGTCACCGACGGCCTCCTGCTTCCGTGGCAGGCAGACGACACGCGCGGCACCATCTACGTCGTCGCGCACGGCCGCCCGGAGGCGTTCGACTCCGAAGACCTTCGGCTCATGCAGGTTCTCGCCGACTTCGCCGCCATGGCCGTCCGCCACCAGTCCCAGCAGAAGACCCTCCTGCAGCAGGCCAGCAACACAGCCGCAGCCGCCATGGCCCACACCCTGGCGCACGAGATCAACAACCCGCTCCAGAGCCTCACCAACGTCGTCTACCTGGCCTCCGAGGGTCACAGTGCTGCTGATGCCACTGCCCTTGCCAACGACCTTTCAGCCCCGCTGCAGCGCCTCTCCGGCCTCGTCAGCAAGCTGCTTGCGCTCCCGTATGACACCCTCAGGAATCGCTAA
- the pabB gene encoding aminodeoxychorismate synthase component I: protein MSDTANLRRLAASQPRTILLEDSRPSSARSFFFQSPVEWLEVHTLDDLPGLFTRIQTAQAEGLWAAGYLSYECGLHFEPKAVPHVPGPIPLAAFGLYTAPNLFTARPTPEAPSSGLNDLPFNITPEAFTAKIAQIHRWIEAGDTYQLNLTDRILAELPGTPAELFAHMMQTQPVEFGAFLNLGDGQTILSASPELFFHLDQRHITVRPMKGTAPRGRTPEEDALNAQTLAADPKNRAENLMIADLMRSDLGRIAEMGSVRVDKLFHVEPLPSLLQMTTEISATLRPEITPYDLFAALFPAGSIVGAPKLRSMQLLRTLEARNRGVYTGSIGFFSPHGEAVFSVAIRTAVLHGKQLEMGIGAGITYDSDPAAEYAECLLKAEFLREAPTTLIETMRWENGTCTLLPLHLDRLEASANHFKIPFDREAILKTLQQADPSSPTRLRLTLNRTGINLTSAPIHPDPPALKAMLWPKPVTSTDPFLRHKTTRRALYDQAHQAATAQGCIDAIFQNEQGHLTEGAIHNLFLRHGGLWRTPPLESGVLPGVYRRHLLETQPHIQQAILTLADLRSADEIWLTNAVRGIRNVELEPPFPAF from the coding sequence ATGAGCGACACAGCAAATTTGCGGCGTCTCGCCGCCAGCCAGCCCCGGACCATCCTGCTTGAAGACTCCCGCCCCAGCTCCGCCCGCTCCTTCTTCTTCCAAAGCCCCGTCGAGTGGCTGGAAGTTCACACCCTGGACGATCTCCCCGGCCTTTTCACCCGCATTCAGACTGCGCAGGCGGAAGGCCTCTGGGCCGCAGGCTACCTCTCCTACGAGTGCGGCCTTCACTTCGAACCCAAAGCCGTCCCGCACGTCCCGGGCCCGATCCCCCTCGCCGCCTTCGGCCTCTACACCGCCCCCAACCTCTTCACCGCGCGGCCCACCCCGGAAGCCCCGTCCAGCGGCCTCAATGACCTGCCTTTCAACATCACGCCCGAAGCCTTCACCGCGAAGATCGCCCAGATCCACCGCTGGATCGAGGCCGGCGACACCTATCAGCTCAACCTCACAGACCGCATCCTCGCCGAACTCCCCGGCACCCCAGCCGAGCTCTTCGCCCACATGATGCAGACCCAGCCGGTCGAGTTCGGGGCCTTCCTCAACCTCGGCGACGGCCAAACTATCCTCTCCGCATCGCCCGAGCTCTTCTTCCACCTCGACCAACGCCACATCACCGTCCGCCCCATGAAGGGCACTGCCCCCCGAGGCCGCACCCCGGAAGAGGACGCGCTCAACGCCCAGACCCTCGCCGCAGACCCCAAGAACCGCGCGGAAAACCTGATGATCGCGGACCTCATGCGCAGTGACCTCGGCCGCATCGCGGAGATGGGCAGCGTCCGCGTCGACAAGCTCTTCCACGTCGAGCCGCTCCCATCCCTGCTCCAGATGACCACCGAGATCTCCGCGACACTCCGGCCTGAGATCACCCCCTACGACCTCTTCGCCGCGCTCTTCCCCGCCGGCTCCATCGTCGGCGCACCCAAGCTCCGCTCCATGCAGCTTCTCCGCACGCTCGAGGCCCGCAATCGCGGCGTCTACACCGGCTCCATCGGCTTCTTCTCGCCGCATGGTGAAGCCGTCTTCAGCGTAGCCATCCGCACCGCTGTCCTCCACGGAAAGCAGCTTGAGATGGGCATCGGCGCAGGCATCACCTACGACTCAGACCCCGCAGCCGAGTACGCCGAGTGCCTCCTCAAGGCCGAGTTCCTCCGCGAAGCGCCCACCACCCTTATCGAGACGATGCGCTGGGAGAACGGCACCTGCACCCTCCTGCCCCTGCACCTCGACCGCCTCGAGGCCTCAGCCAACCACTTCAAAATCCCCTTTGACCGCGAAGCGATCCTCAAGACCCTGCAACAAGCCGACCCCAGCTCCCCCACCAGACTCCGCCTCACCCTCAACAGAACCGGCATCAACCTCACCTCCGCCCCCATCCACCCAGACCCACCTGCCCTCAAAGCCATGCTCTGGCCCAAGCCCGTCACGTCCACCGACCCCTTCCTCCGCCACAAAACCACCCGCCGAGCCCTCTACGACCAGGCTCACCAGGCCGCCACCGCCCAGGGTTGCATCGACGCCATCTTCCAGAACGAGCAAGGCCACCTCACCGAGGGAGCCATCCACAACCTCTTCCTCCGCCACGGCGGGCTCTGGCGCACCCCGCCTCTGGAATCCGGCGTCCTCCCCGGCGTCTACCGCCGCCATCTGCTTGAAACCCAGCCTCACATCCAGCAAGCCATCCTCACCCTCGCGGACCTCCGCTCAGCCGACGAAATCTGGCTCACCAACGCCGTCCGGGGAATACGCAACGTTGAATTGGAACCGCCGTTCCCGGCCTTTTAG
- a CDS encoding cytochrome P450, which translates to MQRNDLLIPSWPGDQLDSPEPPAPEPPSFDAALGAWVLSRHEDVLAAFRSSALAPAGPHTKRPRTAEDQSARRPMRAETLEALSPAQLRDWSAQLTPSIATRISSLPEDAPVDLVADYLSPLCLELAVLVTGIDPIHAAHYARIAEPISASAAEPYDLALRDSAKTATAQLQGCFHSRTETLRDSGFVALAYTLPCLIANAWYALFLRPEQWTLLHTQPDLTDQAIEELLRFAGLTRILFRQATQDLAIGPATIRQGDRIILRLIAANRDPARFPNAKTLDITSREPGQLSLGAGAHACVGASLIRMAAILLTRPLAQAFQQITLGQTVEWQGGSGFRSPRHLPVRLVRKP; encoded by the coding sequence ATGCAGCGCAACGACCTCCTCATACCGTCCTGGCCCGGCGATCAACTCGACTCCCCAGAACCACCCGCCCCGGAGCCGCCCAGCTTCGACGCCGCACTCGGAGCCTGGGTTCTCAGCCGTCATGAAGACGTCCTCGCCGCCTTCCGCTCCTCCGCGCTCGCCCCCGCCGGCCCCCACACCAAACGCCCCCGCACCGCAGAGGACCAATCCGCGCGCCGTCCCATGCGCGCCGAAACCCTGGAAGCTCTCTCCCCAGCCCAGCTTCGCGACTGGTCCGCCCAACTCACCCCCTCCATCGCAACCCGCATCTCCAGCCTGCCGGAAGATGCGCCCGTCGATCTCGTGGCCGACTATCTCAGCCCCCTTTGTCTCGAGCTCGCCGTCCTCGTCACCGGCATAGATCCCATTCACGCGGCGCACTACGCCCGCATCGCCGAGCCCATCTCCGCCTCAGCCGCGGAGCCCTACGACCTCGCCCTGCGCGACTCCGCAAAGACTGCCACCGCCCAGCTTCAGGGCTGCTTCCACTCCCGCACCGAAACCCTGCGCGATTCAGGCTTCGTCGCCCTCGCCTACACGCTGCCCTGCCTCATCGCCAACGCCTGGTACGCCCTGTTTCTGCGCCCGGAGCAGTGGACCCTGCTCCACACCCAGCCCGACCTCACCGACCAGGCCATTGAGGAGCTTCTTCGCTTCGCCGGGCTCACCCGCATACTCTTCCGGCAAGCCACGCAGGATCTTGCGATCGGCCCCGCCACCATCCGACAGGGCGACCGAATCATCCTTCGCCTCATCGCCGCCAACCGCGATCCCGCCCGCTTCCCCAACGCCAAGACGCTCGATATCACCTCGCGCGAACCGGGCCAGCTCTCGCTTGGCGCGGGCGCTCATGCGTGCGTGGGAGCCAGCCTCATCCGCATGGCCGCCATCCTCCTCACCCGCCCGCTCGCACAGGCCTTCCAACAGATCACGCTCGGCCAGACGGTGGAATGGCAAGGCGGCTCGGGATTCCGTTCCCCCAGGCATCTTCCCGTTCGCCTCGTCCGTAAGCCATAA